The Megachile rotundata isolate GNS110a chromosome 6, iyMegRotu1, whole genome shotgun sequence nucleotide sequence ATTGCCAATAATTCTCGGTCATAAGCGCTGTATCTAAGTTCCGACCCGTGCAGTTTTCGAGAAAAGAACCCAAGAGGTTGCCAATGACCATCATCAAATTGTTCAAGAACAGCTCCAATTGCAATATCAGAGGCATCAGTGCGTAATTTTAGCGATGCATTAGGACGAGGATGAACCAATAATGTTGCTGACGCCAAACTGCTTTTGCATTGCTCAAAAGCATGTTCAGCTTCAGGAGTCCATTGAATAGCAGTTTTGTCACCTTTTTTGCTATTAACTAAATAAGAACAAAGAGGAGCTTGAACATGTGCTGCATCCTTAACGAAACGacggtaaaaattaataactccaAGAAAACGACGTAACTCTGCAACCGTTGAAGGTCTCGGATAATCTTGAATAGCCTTTACTCTGTCAGGTAAAGGTGTAATTCCAGAAGTGTTAACTTTATAGCCCAGATAAGTGACTTCTGTCCTTCCAAAAACACTTTTTGCAACATTGATTGTAATTCCAAAATCTTTAAgacgtttaaataaaatatgaagatgTTCTTCATGTTCTTTAAAACTTTTAGACGCAACAAGTATATCATCCAAGTAACAATAAACAAAATCTAAACCTCGAAGaacaaaatccataaatctttgAAAAGTTTGAGCTGCATTTCTAAGACCAAAAGGCATCACAACAAATTCAAAAAGACCAAATGGCGTTGTAACAGCAGTCTTCGGAATATCCTCTTCAGCAACCGGAATTTGGTAATAGGCTTTAACTAAATCAATTGTCGTAAATATCTTTTTTCCGTAAAGGCTAGCAGCAAAGTCCTGAATATGTGGTATAGGATAATTATCTGGAACTGTAACTGAATTCAGCCTACGATAATCACCACAAGGTCTCCAATCGCCTGTTTTTTTCGGGACCATATGTAAAGGACTTGCCCATTGGCTGCTAGATGGACGACAAATTCCTTGTTCAATCATTGCGTCAAACTCAGCTTTGGCTACCTTAAATTTGTCAGGTGGAAGACGTCGCGGACGTTCGACAGTTGGAGGACCTCGTGTAATTATATGATGTCGAACCTGATGAGCTGAATTAACACTTATACGTCTTGGTCTAGTAACTTCTGGATATTGTGAAAGAATTTGAGCGAATGGGTTATCTTTTTCGACCGAAGAGAGATTTGCTGCAGTTTCTGTTGGAATACCTGGTGATGTTAGCTGTGTCAAACCATCACGCAAACATCGATGCTTAAGATCAATAAGAAGTCCGAAATGTCTTAAGAAATCTGCACCAAGAATTGGACGTTGAACATCAGCAACACAAAACTGCCACTTAAAAACTCGCCTAAGACCAAGATCTACCGTTTTTGTTAAAATGCCATAAGTATTGATAATAGAATTATTTGCAGCATATAATTTGTAATCATTTTGATGAAACGGCCCTTTGCATGCTGATCTAGGTAAGACTGAAACATCAGCACCAGAGTCCACAAGAAATCGCGTTCCGCTGGTACGATCTGTGACAAAAAGACGGCTTTTCGCATTTGAACCATCGCCAACCATCTTTACTGACGATGGCTTGTGTAGTTTTCCTCTTCCTGACCAAAATTACAAGGTTGTTGACATTTTCTAGCTAATTTACCAAACTTCTTATGAAAGAAGCATACTTGTTGCaaattatgattgttattggaattataattattaaaattattataacgtCTTCTAGAATTTGATCGATGTCGATATTTGCTATGATGTCTAAATCTGTCTCTATTTCTGTTAACATCTACAGAAAGAGTTTCGACCAAACTTTTCAATTCTGCAACTTGTTTTGCAAGCGAATCTTTATCGACTAAATTTGAAATAGAATTAACAGGATCAACTGATGAGATATTATTTCCACGAgtcatttctataattttatcagCTTGCAGCGCTAATTTTGAGAGATCTGGTGTTTCGGAAATTGTCAAGATTGTTCTAATATTTGAGGGCATTTGTTCTAAAAATAGACTACGTAATACTGAGTCTGAACACTGACCTGAAGCAAGGTGTCTCATTTTTTGTAAGAAAACAGAAGGTTTTTCATCACCCAAATCATGACCATGCAAAAGCTTTCGTAGTCTTGACTCGTTGGTTTCTGCAAGAACACTAATAATCCTGTTCTTCAAAGCCTCATACTTTCCAAAATCCGGCGGGGATTCCAAAATGTCCGATACAATAGGTAGTACTGCTTGCTCCAAATTAAGAATAACATAGCGGAACCTCGAATCGTCATTTGTAATTCTTGACACAGCAAATGCTGCTTCGACTTGTTTAAACCAGAGGATTGGATTCTCCTTCCAGAAAGGAGGTAATTTAACTACGCGTGCAACTTCTATTGAATCTTGACCGtctgaattaaaattttgctgCAAATTATTGCTTGTTGCTTGATTTGGTGATTCCTCAAAATCAATTTGGGGTCTGCTTCTTTCCGGTTCCGGTGTGCgatacattttgaaaatttttttctttaattataatttcttatgGCAGTTTAAAATATCACGTCGGGGTCACCAAAAATATAGAGAATGCgtctctatatttaaaattagttaatagattaaaacttcaaaaataactgatttattgatattgattttgaaatgcgtgttgctgaatttaaatttgattaaggaatgaatagcgaacgtttttctttttaaaatatacaattgaacaataaaattgaatgtcaaatataaatagaaatcttctttatcgatggcttgaaaatgaaattcttcttgatcgacgatgactctgatgatcaccacattttcgtaaaaatgcaattaatatcgattttattggcttaatttgctaaaatatgtattaaattatatcgGAGTGCAAAGCTAATTAACTTTGGAATGTTTTAACTTTACCAAACCAATCAATTTAGATTTTTCTTCAGAAAATCGTCATACTCTAAATCacgtcaaattttgcaaatgaagGAAACATCTACGAGAACAGTTTTTGatgcataaattataaaattttctcaGTTTTTAGAATTATTTCGTTTCCATTGAGATCATATAATAATCTACTCGTCTTTGCTCACTATTTTTGATGCGACTATAGCACAGTCTGTTCTGCAAGAGAATTAACTCACTTACGCGCGAAAACACACCTTCCGGCAAAACGGTTAAACGGAAATAGGTGTCATCACATTTTCATAAAGTACGCgcgcaaatataaattttaaaaaacacaTGAATGCGACTTTCATACTTtctactttttaaattaattactttgaaAACTACagtttttaatatctttttcaCAATTTAAATCATCATAATACTTTTATACAAAATCTTAACTTCAAtgggaattttattaaaatgaacgttaattttacataaatttactCCATAAATAAGTAGTTATTTTTGTCAATGATATTTTTGGAAGATGCATATATAATGAACGACTATAAAAGATGAGGTTTTTTTATACCCCTGTTTTATACTCCGTCTgtgattttatatttactttcgCCTAAATTTTTGGGTGGCgaagtaatataatatattctgGGAGAGGCCCGCGCACAGTGTGAGAAAGTAGGCAAATAGTATTTCGAGCATAATTTATGACTGTCTTAGCATTTTAATTTAGTCAAACTAAACTTTCTCAAATACCGATTATTAACATCTTCTAGGAAGCGTACGTGTTTCAGAGGAAAGTTGTTTAACGTTCTTTTGATACTGACAGGTTTCCCATGAATgttaattttgcatattttaaatttcgctCTCGATTAAGAATCGACATCTATGTCGATTGAAACTGTCATCAGATGATTAAAAACTGATGAAAGAGagagtaaataaattttatatttattacaaacatgttattttctttcatcccttgtaatataatattaaactaAAACACCTGATATTATAATGTTTGTAATAAAACATTCATTtttttgcaattataatttaatgaatACTTTTGTACATAACCTATATCTACCTAAATGTgttcaaaatttacaatatttttatttccagcTTGAGCACAACGTGAGAGAAGAATTTAAACATGCCTCCTAAAAAGAACGCAAATGCTTCAAACTCTAAATCTAAAAAAGCAGAAGGTGGTAGTGAAAAGGGGGAAAAGAAAGGAGGGAAGAATGCAGTAAAAGTATGTAGTTtgttcatatattattatattcatataaaattacattataattCCTTTTCTTTGTACAGGTTAGGCACATTCTTTGTGAAAAGCAATCAAAGATTACAGAAGCTTTAGAGAAATTAAAAGCTGGACAAAAGTTTAATGAAGTTGCGGCTGCCTATAGTGAAGACAAAGCAAGATCTGgggtaattttatttaaaattttatatttatttcataggAAATGTATAACTGGTATTCAATAATTGATATAGGGAGATCTTGGTTGGATGACAAGGGGATCTATGGTTGGTCCATTTCAAGAAGCTGCATTTGCTTTACCTGCATCGACTATTGGTGCTCCAGTTTATACAGACCCACCAGTTAAAACGAAGTTTGGTTATCATATTATAATGGTGGAAGGTTTCAAATAAACAGTACATAGGTAATGTATATGAGTgtatatttcagtttttcatatAATACATTCCCTTATACAATTTAAAGGCATAAGGCATGAAGTTTCATGTATGAGAACAATCAATATATCAGGTAGCATAAATAATGTATTTACAAACATAAGATCATTTACAATATGTTCTGGAAATCAGCAGATTTCAGAAGTATTAAAACAATGAACAATGTCCTACATTACATAGTGaaactaattaattataattacttaTTCTCCCATAAATTATGTGAAATATCTGGAAAATGTACTGCATAATTATAAAAGAAAGTAGAAGACGTTTAATTGTACAACTATTTAATTTACCATGAGAATGTGATGTGCAATTGAAATGACTTATCGCTAAATGAACAGAACAGGAAGATCTATCTTTTCGAGCTACGCATTGTTACATACTTTAACATAGATTTGgtatgtttaaatataaatgcaCCTGTGGTTACCCATGGCAGgtactataaataatatatgacCATAACATGAAATAGGAAGTTTTTATGATTAACCAtacattttcattaaatatagTGTCCATGTCATGTCCTTGCATCATAAAAatgacataaattattattaaacacgAATGTTTGGATTAGTAAAACGGACATATTTTAATAGCGACTCATTTTCCTCGCACACCCACGGTTTTTTATGGTGGCATGCAACATCATGCCAGTTTACTCCATCCTTATAAAACTGATTCAACACGGCTAAACAATTTTCAGGGGCACCTCCTTGTTGGATAGCTTCACGATTATCTGGTTGTGGTTTTCCAATACTAGAAATATTGTTAGTTACTCATTTAAAATACTATAATGAGAGAATTCTTCATTCATAAgcaaaaataatgttaaattacCCTCCACTTTCAGACCAATCATTCTGAGAACGATCAGTGGTTGGAGCAAGCTTTTGCA carries:
- the LOC143264672 gene encoding uncharacterized protein LOC143264672, with the translated sequence MYRTPEPERSRPQIDFEESPNQATSNNLQQNFNSDGQDSIEVARVVKLPPFWKENPILWFKQVEAAFAVSRITNDDSRFRYVILNLEQAVLPIVSDILESPPDFGKYEALKNRIISVLAETNESRLRKLLHGHDLGDEKPSVFLQKMRHLASGQCSDSVLRSLFLEQMPSNIRTILTISETPDLSKLALQADKIIEMTRGNNISSVDPVNSISNLVDKDSLAKQVAELKSLVETLSVDVNRNRDRFRHHSKYRHRSNSRRRYNNFNNYNSNNNHNLQQVCFFHKKFGKLARKCQQPCNFGQEEENYTSHRQ
- the LOC100876197 gene encoding peptidyl-prolyl cis-trans isomerase NIMA-interacting 4; this translates as MPPKKNANASNSKSKKAEGGSEKGEKKGGKNAVKVRHILCEKQSKITEALEKLKAGQKFNEVAAAYSEDKARSGGDLGWMTRGSMVGPFQEAAFALPASTIGAPVYTDPPVKTKFGYHIIMVEGFK